The Oreochromis aureus strain Israel breed Guangdong linkage group 16, ZZ_aureus, whole genome shotgun sequence genome includes the window aaatcaacAGTCGAATGAGATCAGTGAACGAAATAAGAGGCTGGAGAGCCAATCCAAGAGGGTGCAGGCTCGGCTTGAAAATCTTCAGGTAACAACAAATATATCAGTGCAGAAAAGGCCgttcattcatgttttatatGAAAAGCCTTCAAGTTGTGACGTTTAGTCTCACAATCAGTTTTCAGCATCTAATAATGAGAGTTGAATAATGGAGGCCATTCTGATATCTGTTATCTTTAGTAAATAGACAAAACAGATATTGACATTtactttttggctttttttttattattttaagagGAAATATGAGCACAATTTAGCAACAAGAAGCTGCAACAAAGGGATTATTAAGAGTACCGAGTGTTTTAAACCTTGCAACAAGGAGAAAGCAACAGCTTCtggaaaacccaacaacaagGTACTTCATCTACTCTGAGTGCGTCTCTGTGTGTGGGAGTGGGACCGGGGGGGTTGTTTGTTTAACAGTTAAATGTACTACCAATCAGCAGGATTTACAGATTTCCTCTAATTACAGCCATGTTACTTAATTTATCGTTAATGTGTTTAGTGAAAAACGCTGCACATGGTTTAGTGTGGTTAGACAAACACTAACACAGCTCTTTACACATACCCGGAAAGGAAATGGTACAACAGCCCTTCTCCACAAACCACACGCATACTTCCAACTGACATGATAAATCATAGTTTGTGATTATGTTAAGTTATCATGACTGCTGTTGATGAAGATAGATATACAGAGTTGGATACTGTTATATCCCTGCTGAGAAAGCTGGCTTTGTCAaacttttattgctttatttttatttatttatttttttacactttttctttgcattatATTTGAGCTGGGAGAGGTCTAATAAACACAGCAACTGCAACTTATTTTTCACCCTTGTTCCTTCAGGGCAGCGCAACTCCCTCTCCACTGAAGCTCATGGCCTTTCTGCTGGAGTGGGTGCTTGAtgtaacagaaaacaaagtGGAAGGTGTAGGCCGGTGTCTGCCTTCAGAGGTTCTGCTCAGCGAAAGATGCCTCAAGGTGGTGTGCTCAATGCAGCTTTGCTCTGATCTTTGCATTTCATCCCAGCTGTATTCCAACACACAGTTGGtgtcacaacaacaaaaaagcaggAGATGATGAGACGTGGACAGAGTTTGATTAGACATAACGTATCTTGGGTTTCTTAGGTGCTGCCGTTATTAGCAGACCAGCTTCATCACACTCCTTTGTCAGAACCTAAGCTCCTCCTCAACCTGCTTCGCCTCATTTACTCTGCTTTGAGACACTTGGACAACAGCAGGCAGGTAAAGATAATATTTTTTCTGTGAGCAAGCTGTGTTGTTAGAGCAGATAATTTTTAGATGCACCAAGGAACTTACTGTATTATATTATGGACAGTAGGACATGTGGAGCATGACATTTTTACCGGAATTcagctaaaaataataataattaaacctTTGGCCATGCACAATATTTATTAGGAAATGTTCTTGGTGGGTTGTTGAAAGAAATGTTACGCTATGACTATTTAAGCTCTGGCTGAGATCATTATAAACAAAGTCTAACACAGTCACTATTCTTTTTCATGAAACTTTTAAGCGTGTGTTCACTGTGAGCGAACAAGCCAGTGCTGAAAAAACGTTGCCAAGACAGTGACCTTCAGGGGggatggtttgtttttctgcaagAAAGACAAAATGGGCTGCATCTTGTTTATATGATCTGCCACTGTTTAAAAACTAAATCTCCCGCATAGCTGCCTGAAAGGACATTAATCTAAGTAACAGCTGCTTTATTCCTAAAACATTGCTTCTGGACACTTTTCAGCAGCAGTGTTATTCCTATTAATAGATAAGCTTTGCTTTTAGAAAGTAAGAACACAGCAGGGTGAGATTACAATCTATAACAAGATGCAGGTAATTCTGTGGCCTGGCTCATTCATATTTCATTGGCCTTTATAAAGGTGAGTATTATTCTGCTAGCAGAAAGCTGCTGGACCCCATTTCAAAACATGAGGCTGGCTCTAAAGTTGACACAGTTTTTCCCTCCCCACACATCAGAGGTACACATTGACTTCAAGCGGGGGATATCCACTTTATCGCTACATCTCCCTTCACACTAAGGAAGGCTTTCTTGTTTGGTAGTCCTGTCGAGTTTCATCttgtgtttacatgagatgCTTGGTTTTCTGAAGTCCCCTGCCTGTATGTGTGTCAGACAGTCTAGACATTTGAGCAGGCTGTCGCCGTTTTTGTGGCTCTGATAAGGGTGTGTGTCCTTCTCCTTATCCGGCCACAAGCCCCTCAAGAGTCCTAGATAACAAACACTGTACATCAGCAATTTCTATCTGAATGTGAGACATTATTAAACCGTGGCCCAATCCCATTTGCAGACTTGGACTGCAATTTTCATGCTCGTATGAAGTCCTTACCCAGCTGCCAGTCATCTGGTCTCAGTCCCAGCTATGAGCTTGGGTTCAGCCCATACCAACTGTCCTTATCCACTTACTTTCTACCGTTTCCAATCTTCCAGCCTTAAGTCCTTGTCACTAGTCCTCCTACAGGGAGCTTGGGCCCGTTAAACCACTTGATTCCTTATTGCTGAATAATGTGTTCCCTTTATATGATGAATACCAACTGGCTTTGAGCCAAAACACATAGATGGAGAAACAGAGATGACCTTAAGATGAGGGTTCTTGGTGAACCAGTGGAGACCTTGGGGAAAGGGAATAGAAGACCACCAGctcttcagctttcaaaataCATAAATCTTGGATAGTAGCTGTAGTTTACTGTGCTGATTTATTAGATCCATCAGTTatggaaaagttgcagaagAAGCCTGCTGGCTCCCTGTCAGGCTGACCTTGTATTTTATACACTAGCATTTGATGAAGATCATTGTAGGCATGTAATTTCTGTTTTGACAGTTATATAACAAAAGTAAATGATTGCAGGCACAGTTGCTGATATTGTGCAATGGCCAGAGCATCtaagtgtgtgtttctgtgtattttacCCAGCATGTAGCACCATCTGCTACTCTGCAATGGATAGGAGAGGAAGTGTCAAAGCCTGCAGAAGATTCAGATCACCCTATGAAATGCTCTGAAGCAGCTGGAAGTTGGCCTCTTTACCAAAGCCCTTGTCCTCATACACGGATCCTTTCTGTCCTCATTATCTTCAGCACCATCACACAAGGTATTAATGAAAACacgtgtatatatacatatactcctcaaaaattaaaagaacattTTGAAAGCACATCAGATCTCAATGTGCAGTGAGCACAGGACCCAATACAGAAAGTCTGGCCCTCAGGCTACtctcatgaagtctgtttctgattgtttggtcaaaaatattcacaccagtggcctgctggaggtaaTTTTGTAGGGTTCTGGTAGTGCTCATCATGTCCCTCCTTCCTCAGAGGAGCAGATACCATTCTTGCTAATGGGTTAAGTATCTTTTACAGCCCTGTGTAGCTCTCCTGGAGtctcctccatgctcttgagactgtgctggaaGACACAGTGAATCTTCTGGCAATAGCACATATTGATGTGCCATCCTAGAAGGAGTTGTACTATCTGTGCAACCTCATCATGCTACCAATAGTGAAACTAACcctagccaaatgcaaaactaatgagaaaataaattaaaaagatggttggggaaaaaaaggcagaggcctccacctgtaaaaccattACTGTTTTGCAGGTTGCCCAATTATTGTGTCTCTAGTGCATCTGCTGTTAATGTCATTAACACCGAAGCAGATGAGACTGATTAACAACCCTGCTCTGTTACTTAAATGACCAGATCAATATTCTAGAAGTATAACTGACTTGATGCTATGCTCTGATTTAAAGTGTCCCAGCGTATGTATGCATAGGaccatactttaaaaaaaaatatataagtcACTACTGTCTTTTCTGAGATAATTAGAAGATTAGAAGATATGCCTTGCTCTATATAGTTGAACCTGGGTCAAGGTTTGTTGTCTGAGTGCAGACCTAAATATAAAGTTGCTGGATGGATTTACATGATTTGTGTTTGTTCCTAAACAAAGCTTAACTAAGACAGTAGAATGGTAAACATTTCCTGCTAAACGTTAGGATATTGGCATTGTAATGATTGGCATCATGTTACACTAACATGTTATTCTTCCATCCACAGTTTATATATTGACAGTGAGTGATAGGGATTGTTTTGGATCTAAACTCACGGCTGGGTTTGATAAGGAAAATCCTCAGATCACGGAGCTGCTAGCATTGCTTCAGGTTCTTGGCCCTCTTCCGTTACGTGCAAATATTCTAAAAGGGCAAGGAGCTCTTTGCCCTTCCACTCTATAAATCTTGGTTGGCTCTCTGGGTTCAGCCCACAAACCTGACAAATCCTGACATATTTTATGAAACTCTTTTCTAAAATGACCTTCCGTCTGCTCGAGGGCTCCCTCAGCACATCAATGCAGACTGTTTTCTGTCAATCTGCCTaccaggtttcttttttttttttctccttgtggATTGTTGAGGAGCCAAATTAACTGTAATAAAGAGATATTTCTTCTCCTTTGCTAATTGctcatttttatatataacaAACTCAGGCACTAAAACTAACAAAGCTTGGCTTTTATCATATGTCAGGTAAAATGTGAAGCTTTTAGAAATTTGAAAATAACTTTGTCAGAGGACTGTAGCCATTACATCCAAAGTACAGTGGAGAGTTGTGAGTTAAGTGGGAGAAGATAGGAAACAGCTGGTGAATGAGTACTTCCCATGTGTAATGCATCTAATGCAAAGGGATACACTAAGAAACGTCTCTGCCTCAGTGAGTAATCTAACCTCAAATAAGTAATCATACAGTTAGAACCATAAGTATTTGGACaattacagatttttttatgtttttgcatcTGTACAACAATGGATTTTATAACAGCAAAGATGtgattttcagctttaattcaagggatTCAGTAAGTTTTGCATTAACTGTTTGGGAAATACAGccattcttacacatagtctttcATTTTTAGATGTTCAAAAGAAATTGAACAAGTGACTGACAAGAAATGAACTTGCATTTCGTAGCTGTTCACTGGACCTCCCAATATGAGGCTCAATACAGTCAATAGCCAAAGACTTAAACATttgcatgttgttttgttttctttaaattaactATACAGTTTGTACAAGCTGTTTTTATGTATGTAAAATTCTCTGcaagaacagaaaacaatgaaaatggtTGGGGTGAGGCTACCGAGGCGGTCAACACGCTTGAAATGAACAGGTGGAAACCTTCAAACAAAATTTGATGAAATCTTCCACTGAGCTGTTACCCTTGATAAacgtgtttaaaaaaacatgtatgtatgtaaatatattaaaaatgattagtaatactataaattataattgtcattattatttttaaaattattggaaaaaaatcattaaaacaacaaaaacagcgactttaaatgtaaaaaaaaaaaaaccaaacaaacttattatttttacatattttaagaCCATAATTTCAACTGAAAGACCAAACTGCCAATGGGAGGTTGAAATGTGTCATTTTCAACTAAACACCTGGAGTGTTTTTGACTGTTTCTACTTTACTCTTTTCATGTGCAGCTGATTTGCTGTCCCAGGCACTTGAAAGTCTCTATGGAGAACTGATGAATGAGGAGAGTCGAGGGCTGTTCATCCACTATGGAGGAGTGCAGAGGCTGCTTTCAGTGCTTCAGGGGAGTCGCACAGGGCTCAACATGCCTATAGACATTCTGATGAAACTCAGTGAAGAGTCCTGTAAGTAGGCTTGTTTTGTGGTAAACACTTTTAGATGAATGGttatggtgtgttttttttccaatgcAGCTCAGAGCAAAGAAAGGTTTACAGTAAGAGGCTTTGGCTTCCATTGTAAAACTCATTTAATGAATACTGGTTGTTGACACCTATTTTTAGTGTATATAATGATGTGACTCACATTTTCTGTAACTTAACAATTAAAGCGTTCTTCTGGTACATTTAACCTAGAAGGGTCAATGCAGATCAGTTCATGAATGTTGATACATGTGCCTGCTGagtagcagtagtagtagttttgcatttgcattGAATAGCAAGACATTTTGCATGCCAAATGTTTTTGGGCATGGTagtaaccccaagttgctctctgatgcatccatcagagtatgaatatgtgtgaatgttagatagaaagcacttaggtagaaaaagcacagaaataaagtgcttgtatgaatggatgaatgaggcaagtttgtataaagcactttgagtactctgagttaaaaagtgctgtataagaaccagtccatttaccattcagtCATTGGTATCCCTCACCCTaggaaataattaaaaagtggAAATGTGATACATGAATACTATCTGTCAATGTGAAACTGTAGtctgtttatttaaatgatTATACCTTATACTACAGTCATTACAAAAACAGTTTCACAACTGAAAACCTTTTTAAATCTAAGATACTTGGTCTTTGCACAGTGTTAGAAGATATTAAAATCTATTGATGTTCTGTTATCTGACAGTTTAATGCTGTTTGAGTTGGtctgtgatttgttttttgtttgttttttttaatccagaaTTGCTTCTTTAAAGCTATCAGcaattatattttaaaagaacattcACAAAGGAAGCAAGGGTCAGCAACATGAAACCATAGACCCTCACTGGCATTAACCAACTCCAAGCAATGACAAGCAAAATAACCACAGACAACACAAAGTGAGCATGTTCTGAGTTAAACTTTTCTGAACTTCAAGGTGAAACTTTAAAGTAACTACTAATGACAGTGAGGGCTACTGCTGATTGAAATGTTACAGGGTGGTAAAGACATTAGAGAGTTACCTAGGCAACTGGACCTTGGAATGTCCAGGATCAATAATTAGCTACAAACCAATGCACAATGAAAGAATGACTTCCTGTGAGGACATCCCATAATAATGGTAAACGGgtcattatttaacaaaaattcagtgtttaaaaagcaacaatacaagtctgattttttttctttctttaatccACACAAAATCAAAAGTATATATACTGGCTCAATCTTTTAAGGCCTTTTAACATCTCACTAGTGATCATGATGGACTATAACCGGTAGTTTCTCTTTACCAGCTTTACCAACTGATTGACCAATAGATTTACACAAGTTGGGAAGGGCACTTgaagccatttctaaacaatTGCAGATTCCATCATTTCAACAAACTGAACATGCATATGAGTTGTGTAGATGTGTCACCAGCTTGCCAAGGTCTTGGGGAGAACAACCACATTTTTACCCTTAGATGAGGCTCAGGAACAACCAAGGCTCAAGCTTGGAAGGAATTGGAAACTGTTGGAACACCAGTGCCCCTGTCCACAGTAAAGCTGGTTTTACATTGGACTTGAGAGGGTGTCGCCCAACAAAGGAGGCGCTAAAGACCTCCGTAAATGTCAGGCTTTCAAAGAGCACtgtaccagctgtcaagcatggtggtggtagtatcATGCTCTATGGCTGTTGTGTGGCCAGTGGTACTGGTACATTTTTCGAAGTGGATGAAATCGTGAAAAGTAAGGGCTACATCCaagttctttaacttcttcttaACTCAGCAGCTACACATTTAAAACTTGGACATGTCTGGGTAttccaacatgacaatgatcgCAAACGCATATCAAAATTGGTTTCGGAATGGATAAAGCATgcacattttcagctgctgGAAAGCTCCAATGTCAACCCTGTTGAAAATTTATGGATTACGCTTTAAGGCAGAGTCTGTGCCAGGAAACCGACCCATTTAAATGTCCAAAAAGAGTGGTCAGATAACCAGAATTA containing:
- the LOC116311983 gene encoding coiled-coil domain-containing protein 138 isoform X4 → MLFTETDVTLPSYLDGSSGSQETESDRELQWDFQFPNSCDSSSFALVKIYREMMTIHKQLKAERQNQQQRERELHERERRLKRQEEAFLKLAGMKEMVHSRIVTIEEKHQHELSRLQDLLREKNKENKRLKSNFETIKDLNDNMKKQSNEISERNKRLESQSKRVQARLENLQRKYEHNLATRSCNKGIIKSTECFKPCNKEKATASGKPNNKGSATPSPLKLMAFLLEWVLDVTENKVEGVGRCLPSEVLLSERCLKVLPLLADQLHHTPLSEPKLLLNLLRLIYSALRHLDNSRQHVAPSATLQWIGEEVSKPAEDSDHPMKCSEAAGSWPLYQSPCPHTRILSVLIIFSTITQADLLSQALESLYGELMNEESRGLFIHYGGVQRLLSVLQGSRTGLNMPIDILMKLSEESCYLNSFLDACSCEEFFQTASLLLKNPHLDLPSLEKFSILLQKLSNIRKNHHLFELSSLHLQIEELHHKTKNTHAFLCLNLRSILHNIK